One window of the bacterium genome contains the following:
- a CDS encoding ribbon-helix-helix domain-containing protein: MSNFHRTQVYIEKEQMRLLKIEAGKERLSASELIRRAIDMFLKTKGRDINWNNDPLTKAIGNIHLGVSNASVKHDRYLYGHKKRS; encoded by the coding sequence ATGAGTAATTTTCATCGAACTCAGGTCTATATTGAGAAAGAGCAAATGCGCTTGCTCAAAATAGAGGCAGGAAAAGAACGTCTCAGTGCTTCTGAGCTAATCAGGAGAGCAATTGACATGTTCTTAAAAACAAAAGGAAGAGACATTAACTGGAATAACGATCCTCTTACTAAAGCCATAGGCAATATCCACCTAGGAGTAAGCAATGCTTCCGTTAAACACGATCGGTATTTATATGGGCACAAGAAAAGGAGCTGA
- a CDS encoding DUF2283 domain-containing protein — translation MKLTYDPRYNTAYIRFSEKGQGVETVQVSDELNVDLTPDGKIYGIELLNANEQLKREDTGKFMVINEETGKHTELSLGVG, via the coding sequence ATGAAATTAACTTATGATCCTCGTTATAACACCGCTTATATTCGTTTTAGTGAAAAAGGGCAAGGAGTAGAGACAGTTCAGGTAAGTGATGAATTAAATGTAGATTTGACACCGGATGGAAAAATCTATGGCATTGAATTATTAAATGCTAATGAACAATTAAAACGAGAAGATACGGGAAAGTTTATGGTTATTAATGAAGAGACTGGGAAACATACCGAGTTGTCATTGGGTGTTGGATAG
- a CDS encoding type II toxin-antitoxin system HicB family antitoxin yields MTQFKIIVEKHPDGYVSYPLGFKGVVVGQGDTYKEALSDMKSAIQFHVKTFGKETLETEPRIIEAFVAEVSVETHRKAES; encoded by the coding sequence ATGACACAATTTAAAATCATTGTAGAAAAACACCCTGACGGTTATGTCTCATATCCATTAGGATTTAAAGGCGTTGTGGTTGGGCAGGGTGATACTTATAAGGAAGCTTTATCTGATATGAAATCAGCAATTCAGTTTCATGTTAAGACATTTGGAAAAGAGACATTAGAGACAGAGCCTCGAATTATAGAAGCTTTTGTTGCTGAAGTAAGCGTAGAAACTCATAGGAAAGCTGAATCATAG
- a CDS encoding type II toxin-antitoxin system HicB family antitoxin → MRYMVDLKKTEKGFAVWCPGLPGCWSQGQTEIKALENIKDAIKGYLETAEELTQKKEIRYVEVVR, encoded by the coding sequence ATGCGATATATGGTAGATCTTAAAAAAACTGAAAAAGGTTTTGCTGTTTGGTGTCCCGGATTACCAGGTTGTTGGTCTCAGGGACAAACTGAGATAAAAGCTTTAGAAAATATTAAAGACGCTATAAAGGGATATCTTGAGACAGCAGAGGAATTAACCCAAAAGAAAGAAATTAGATACGTAGAGGTAGTAAGGTAA
- a CDS encoding DUF433 domain-containing protein, which produces MRTEVMGRYIIADLNICHGKPTFRGTRILVADVLEQIANGMDWEAIIEEWRGALNKKAIAEAIRLAREALVAHVPELVAETAQL; this is translated from the coding sequence ATGAGGACAGAAGTAATGGGACGGTATATTATAGCTGACCTTAATATCTGTCACGGCAAACCAACTTTTCGTGGTACACGTATCCTGGTGGCAGATGTACTTGAACAGATTGCTAATGGTATGGATTGGGAGGCAATTATTGAAGAATGGCGTGGGGCATTAAATAAAAAAGCAATTGCTGAAGCTATCCGTTTAGCTCGTGAAGCATTAGTCGCTCACGTACCAGAATTAGTGGCTGAGACAGCTCAACTGTGA
- a CDS encoding type II toxin-antitoxin system YhaV family toxin, with protein sequence MMMASSYLLRYHVFYYQRIVQLKEQVRELRNKLGDEEFKQHEIVKFAFRVRKADQEIIPQDPDRPEYRLRGELKKYRRYKQGLQRYRIIFCFSSHPKIIIYLYLNDEKHLRKEGAKTDPYEKFKKLQRKGYFSHSPNDPKTQEWIRKQ encoded by the coding sequence ATGATGATGGCGAGTAGTTATCTTTTAAGATACCATGTCTTTTATTATCAGAGAATTGTTCAGTTAAAAGAGCAAGTAAGAGAACTTCGCAATAAACTCGGTGATGAAGAATTTAAACAACATGAAATAGTAAAATTTGCTTTCCGTGTTCGTAAAGCTGATCAAGAAATAATCCCTCAGGATCCGGACCGTCCGGAATATCGTCTAAGAGGAGAGCTAAAAAAATACCGCCGTTATAAACAAGGTTTACAGCGTTATAGAATAATCTTTTGTTTTTCCAGCCATCCTAAAATTATTATATATTTATATCTGAATGACGAAAAACATCTCCGCAAAGAAGGAGCTAAGACAGATCCTTATGAAAAATTTAAAAAGCTTCAAAGGAAAGGATATTTTTCACATAGCCCGAATGATCCTAAAACTCAAGAATGGATAAGAAAGCAATGA